One region of Miscanthus floridulus cultivar M001 chromosome 19, ASM1932011v1, whole genome shotgun sequence genomic DNA includes:
- the LOC136525338 gene encoding LOW QUALITY PROTEIN: protein MEI2-like 2 (The sequence of the model RefSeq protein was modified relative to this genomic sequence to represent the inferred CDS: deleted 2 bases in 2 codons), with amino-acid sequence MDRSSDHFNPPGLAVPAASKSRQMAANNNPWRGPLPPAANARAGFGDTSLFSTSLPVLSHEKLIFSDSAHGTPSMDDTSAKMKLLADDPDEKDYKFDFDLRQIDDLLPDEDEFFAGITDDAEPVGQTNTTEELEEFDVFGNGGGMELDIDPVESITVSFANSSIVDGARGNGINPFGVPSTVGTVAGEHPFGEHPSRTLFVRNINSNVEDSELQSLFEQYGDIRTLYTATKHRGFVMISYFDIRAARNAMRALQNKPLRRRKLDIHFSIPKENPSDKDLNQGTLVIFNLDPSVSNEEVRQIFGAYGEVKEIRETPNKKHHKFIEFYDVRAAEAALRSLNKSEIAGKRIKLEPSRPGGTRRNLMQQLGYDLDQEEPRSYRHPHVGSPVANSPPGAWAQAHYSSPTDNNMLQAFTRSPTGNGMSPIGMPSLISNAPKIAPIGKDINRSKYDQVFSNGNQSLGAAFQHSHSYQDHNSEHMSSSPGTLSGPQFLWGSPKPYSEHSKSHIWRPPAIGLALPSSSRTQGQGFLYSSRQASLFGSSDQHHHHVGSAPSGAPFESHFGFLPESPETSFMKQVRFGNMGSVGPGRNGGGLMLGMASRASVNPGSSLIGSLTDNSSTNFRPILSPRLGQAFYANPPYHGPGTFGLDSSIDRARNRRVDSSVLQADSKRQYQLDLEKIRRGDDTRTTLMIKNIPNKYTSKMLLAAIDELHKGTYDFFYLPIDFKNKCNVGYAFINMISPVHIISFYLAFNGKKWEKFNSEKVASLAYARIQGRSALISHFQNSSLMNEDKRCRPILFNPNGQETANQEAFPINGICIHMPLEDDCLDNEEDKNQNEKTGESSTDMAGSL; translated from the exons ATGGATCGATCGTCAGATCATTTTAATCCACCAG GTCTTGCGGTGCCTGCCGCCTCAAAGTCACGACAGATGGCCGCAAATAACAACCCTTGGAGGGGCCCTCTGCCACCAGCTGCT AATGCTCGTGCTGGTTTTGGCGATACAAGCCTCTTCTCAACCTCACTGCCA GTTCTTTCTCACGAAAAGT TGATCTTTTCTGATTCTGCTCATGGTACCCCATCAATGGATGACACTTCGGCCAAAATGAAATTGCTTGCTGATGATCCTGATGAGAAGGACTACaagtttgattttgatcttcgACAGATAGATGACTTGTTGCCTGATGAAGATGAGTTTTTCGCGGGGATCACAGATGATGCTGAGCCCGTTGGGCAGACAAATACCACGGAGGAATTGGAGGAGTTTGATGTCTTTGGCAATGGAGGGGGCATGGAGCTGGACATTGACCCTGTGGAGAGCATCACAGTTAGTTTTGCAAATTCAAGTATTGTTGACGGGGCTAGAGGCAATGGCATAAACCCTTTTGGTGTCCCAAGCACTGTAGGAACTGTGGCTGGGGAGCATCCATTTGGAGAGCATCCTTCCAGGACCTTGTTTGTAAGGAACATCAATAGCAATGTCGAGGACTCTGAACTGCAATCTTTGTTTGAG CAATATGGGGATATCCGGACCCTGTACACTGCAACAAAGCACAGGGGCTTTGTAATGATATCTTATTTCGATATCAGAGCTGCACGGAATGCAATGCGAGCATTGCAGAACAAACCTTTGAGGAGGAGAAAGCTGGACATTCATTTTTCCATCCCAAAG GAGAATCCATCTGACAAAGATTTAAACCAGGGAACTCTTGTTATTTTTAACTTGGATCCATCAGTTTCTAATGAAGAGGTTCGCCAGATTTTTGGGGCATATGGGGAAGTAAAGGAG ATAAGAGAGACACCAAACAAGAAACATCATAAGTTTATAGAGTTCTATGATGTAAGAGCAGCAGAGGCTGCTCTTCGGTCACTGAATAAAAGTGAGATAGCTGGAAAGCGGATCAAGTTGGAACCAAGTCGTCCTGGTGGAACACGCAGAAA TTTGATGCAGCAGCTTGGTTATGATTTGGACCAAGAGGAGCCCAGAAGCTACAGACATCCTCATGTTGGTTCACCTGTTGCTAACTCTCCTCCAG GGGCATGGGCTCAGGCTCACTATAGTAGTCCAACAGATAACAATATGCTGCAAGCTTTCACGAGATCTCCAACTGGAAATGGAATGAGTCCTATCGGAATGCCTTCACTGATTTCAAATGCTCCAAAGATTGCTCCTATCGGCAAGGATATCAATCGGTCTAAATATGATCAAGTCTTCTCAAATGGTAACCAATCCCTGGGAGCTGCATTTCAGCACTCCCACTCATACCAAGATCACAACAGTGAACACATGAGTTCTAGTCCTGGGACTTTATCAGGGCCCCAGTTTCTCTGGGGCAGTCCAAAGCCATATTCAGAACATTCAAAATCCCATATTTGGCGTCCACCAGCAATTGGACTTGCATTGCCATCCAGCAGTCGCACTCAGGGCCAAGGATTCTTGTACAGTAGCCGTCAGGCTTCATTATTTGGTTCTTCAGATCAGCACCATCATCATGTTGGTTCTGCCCCTTCAGGTGCTCCATTTGAGAGCCATTTTGGCTTCTTACCTGAATCGCCAGAGACATCTTTTATGAAGCAAGTCAGGTTTGGGAACATGGGTAGTGTTGGTCCTGGCCGAAATGGGGGAGGCCTCATGCTGGGCATGGCTAGTCGTGCTTCTGTGAATCCTGGTTCGTCTCTAATTGGAAGTCTGACAGATAACAGCTCTACTAACTTCAGACCTATATTGTCACCGAGATTGGGACAGGCATTTTACGCTAATCCTCCATACCATGGGCCTGGTACATTCGGACTTGACAGCTCCATTGACCGAGCCCGTAACCGCCGAGTTGACAGCAGTGTGTTGCAAGCTGATAGCAAGAGGCAGTATCAGCTTGATTTGGAGAAGATTCGCAGAGGTGATGATACTCGGACAACATTGATGATTAAGAACATCCCGAACAA ATATACATCTAAGATGCTCCTGGCTGCAATTGATGAGCTTCACAAAGGAACTTATGACTTCTTCTACCTGCCAATTGATTTCAAG AACAAATGCAATGTTGGATATGCATTCATTAACATGATATCACCGGTGCACATTATATCCTTTTACCTG GCTTTTAATGGTAAGAAATGGGAGAAGTTCAACAGCGAGAAAGTAGCCTCGCTGGCTTATGCTAGAATTCAAGGACGGTCTGCACTGATATCACATTTTCAAAATTCAAGTTTGATGAATGAGGATAAGAGGTGTCGCCCCATTCTTTTTAATCCCAATGGTCAGGAGACTGCGAATCAG GAAGCATTTCCAATCAATGGCATATGCATCCACATGCCTCTGGAAGATGATTGCCTTGACAATGAAGAAGACAAGAACCAGAATGAGAAGACAGGAGAGAGCTCCACCGATATGGCTGGGAGTTTGTGA